A genome region from Romeriopsis navalis LEGE 11480 includes the following:
- the ispF gene encoding 2-C-methyl-D-erythritol 2,4-cyclodiphosphate synthase yields MAIRIGNGYDIHQLGPNRELILGGIKIEHELGLVGHSDADVLTHAIMDAMLGALSLGDIGHYFPPTDEKWKGADSLKLLAQVHGLLKERGWAIGNIDSVVVAERPKLKPHIEAMKQRIANILQVEVDQIGIKATTNEKLDAVGQEAGISAYAVVLLEK; encoded by the coding sequence ATGGCTATTCGCATCGGTAACGGTTACGACATTCACCAACTTGGCCCCAATCGCGAGTTAATTCTCGGCGGCATCAAAATTGAACATGAGCTGGGCCTAGTCGGCCATAGCGATGCGGATGTTCTCACCCATGCCATCATGGACGCCATGCTCGGCGCTTTAAGCCTCGGGGACATCGGCCATTACTTCCCCCCCACTGACGAGAAATGGAAAGGAGCAGACAGCCTCAAGCTACTCGCACAGGTCCATGGCTTACTGAAAGAACGCGGTTGGGCGATCGGCAATATTGATTCCGTGGTGGTCGCCGAACGCCCCAAGCTCAAACCCCACATTGAGGCGATGAAACAGCGGATTGCCAACATCCTCCAGGTCGAAGTTGATCAAATTGGTATCAAAGCCACAACGAACGAAAAGCTCGATGCCGTCGGTCAAGAAGCGGGCATATCAGCCTATGCTGTCGTTTTGCTGGAGAAGTAA